TGAAAATCGCACCCGAGCACACCGAGGGGCGCCCGCTAGACATGATGATGAAACCCAGCATGGAGAGCTATTACGCCTTCAAAAAGCTGTTTGATAAGTATTCAAAAGAGGCCGGTAAAACCCAATACCTGGTGCCATACTTCATTGCCGCACACCCCGGCACAGAAGATGAAGACATGCTAAACCTCGCGCTGTGGTTGAAGAAGAACAATTTTGAAGTAGATCAGGTGCAAACCTTCTACCCATCGCCTATGTCACTGGCTACGGCTATGTATTTTTCACAGCGCAACCCGCTGAAAAAATTAAGCTATAAAAAAGGCAGCTTGTACATTCCGCGCGATAAAGACCAGCGCAAGCTCCACAAGGCGTTGTTGCGCTATCACGACCCAAGTAATTGGGGCTTTTTGCGCGAATCGCTTATTAAAATGAATAAGGCGCATTTAATAGATAAGCTGTTACCCGGCGAATCCAAGCCCGGCCGTAAGCAGTTTGTGCAAGGTGGCGCACGCCAGAAGGCGAGCGGCAATAAGTTCGATAAAATTCCGGCACGCAAACCGCCAAACGCCCGCAAGGGTAAGCCCCGTTCTAAGGGGCGGTAGGTTTGTAAATTCAAGTGATTTTAAACGGGCGACTTTTTAGTCGCCCGTTTTTTTTGCCACTTGGTTAGCCGGCGGAAAGCAGTTTGCTGAAGCGTAGGCGAGGCAGTTTACACAAGCGGCTCGCCGCCCGGGCAAAAGCAGGCGAAAGAGCGGAGTTTATGAGTAATAAATGAGCATCTTGAGCTCACTGCTGTCCCATAGTTTAAGTCTCCATGGAAAACAGACGTTGAAACTACTTATATCGCAGAGTTTCTAAGCGATATCTGGACATGAAATCTGGGGCGCAGTTTGTGACACGACGTAAATACATCCATGTAGTCTCGACACCCGCGTCCATGCGGGTGACGGTCACAAACTGCGCCCCATATTCCATGCCTGTAGATTTGTGGGACAGCAGTGATCTTGAGCTTGCTTTTAACGCAGTGAAAACAACGTTGGTAGTTTCAGAGGTCTGCTTTGGTGCGGGAGGCAAGGCAACCACCTTACACCCTCTGGCCACTGCGCTGCGAGTGTTTGGCAGTCTGCTGTGTGAAGTGTTCGCAATTGGCCTGCGGGCACAAGGTGTTTACCTTACTTCTTGTCAGCATCGGCAGTATGGTAAGTGGTGGGGTGGTTTTTTCAGGCGGGTCGCTGGCTGGGCAGGGCAGGTGAGTGGGTGGAGTTTATAAGGATGAAACTTCGGCGCAGGAAGCAAGGCAAACACCTTGTACCCTCCGGCCACTGCGCTGCGAGTGTTTGGCAATGTGCTGCGTGAAGTGTTCGCAATTGGCCTGCGGGTACAAGGTGTTTACCTTACTTCTTGTGAGCATCGGCAGTATGGCAAGTGGTGAGGTGGGTTTTTCAGGCGGTTCGCTGGCTGGGCAGGGCAGGTGAGGGGGTGGAGTTTATAAGGTTGAAACTTCGGCGCAGGAAGCAAGGCAAACACCTTGTACCCTCCGGCCACTGCGCTGCGAGTGTTTGGCAATGTGCTGCGTGAAGTGTTCGCAATTGGCCTGCGGGCACAAGGTGTTTACCTTACTTCTTGTGAGCATCGGTAGTAGGGCTAGTGGTGGGGTGGTTTTTTCACGCGGGTCGCTGGCTGGGCAGGGCAGGTGAGTGGGTGGAGTTAGTATGGTTGAAACTTCGGCGCAGGAAGCAAGGCAAACACCTTGTACCCTCCTGCCACTGCGCTGCGAGTGTTTGGCAATGTGCTGCGTGAAGTGTTCGCAATTGGCCTGCGGGCACAAGGTGTTTACCTTACTTCTTGCCAGCATCGGTAGTAGGGCTAGTGGTGGGGTGGGCTTTTCAGGCGGTTCGCTGGCTGGGCAGGGCAGGTGAGGGGGTGGAGTTTATAAGGATGAAACTTCGGCGCAGGAAGCAAGGCAAACACCTTGTACCCTCCGGTCGCTGCTCTGCGAGTGTTTGGCAATGTGCTGTGTGAAGTGTTCGCAATTGGCCTGCGGGCACAAGGTGTTTACCTTACTTCTTGTGAGCATCGGTAGTAGGGCAAGTATTGGCGTGGGAATCAGTGGGCGTTTCGCTTTGTAATTCAGCCGTTGCTGCAATATTCTACGGGGCTACACATCAAGTACCGGCGAGTTTTCATGGCCCTTAAGCCCACAATCTATAAATTAAACCTGGATCTGGCAGATAGCGATAAGCATCACTACCAAAGCTACCAACTCACCCTAGCCCAGCACCCCTCTGAAACCGCAGAACGCATGGTGGTGCGTATTCTGGCTTTTGCCTTAAATGCCGATGAACGCTTGGCCTTTACCAAAGGTATTTCAACCGCAGAAGAGCCAGACCTCTGGCTAAAAGAAGATCACGGTGCAATTGCTCTTTGGGTAGAAGTAGGCCAACCCAAAGCAGACAGGCTCCGCAAAGCCGTAAACCAAGCTGCAGCCGTCAAACTCTATGCATTCGGCAAAACTGCAGATACCTGGTGGGGCATAGAAAGCAAAGACATGCCCCAATCAGAAAAACTCACCATCGCCCGCTTCCCCTGGGCAGACATAGAACAACTCGCCAAAAACCTGGATCGCAACATCCGCTGGAGTATCAGCATCGCAGGTGGTGAGCTTTACGTGGATACAGGGCAGGGCGTAGTGCACGTGCAGATGGGGAATTTTTCTGGCGCGTAAAACAACATTTGATTGCAGGTTCACAGAAATGATAGGGCATCAATTTCAATAAATGGCAGGCGCTAATGTTTGCTGAATCTAATTCGACTAGGGATAGACATACATCAGCAAAGTTGTGGCATTATTTAGATCGAAATTACTGTGCGTACAGATTTGGATATGGGCTGTCTAGATATAGACTAAGAGCCGGCCAAGTTTAGACTCGCCATTGAATCAGTTGTTAGCAATTCAATCACGTTAAAAGGAGATCGGCGTGAAATTTGACATGTCAATTGAGGACAATTTTGCCTCATTCATTGATGAGAAAACGGGGAAGTCCGTTTTTGTTGATTCTTTTGATAATGAAGAATTTGAGGTTCGAATTGGAACGGTACTAGAGTCTCAATCTGTCGGATCTATTACGGCTCACTCAGCGGAAGAATTAAATTCGAAACTAGCTGATCTTTACCAGAAATTTCAGGGAGAGAAATAATGGGGATCGCACTTGATGAAATTTCATTGCTAGAAAGCATTCTGAATGAGCGCTTCTCTCAAGAGCGCCTTACTTTCAAAATGTCAGTTCATTTTGTCAAGGGTAGAATGAACGATCCAAGAAACGTGCCAAATATTACTATCACTGAACTACATAGTATTTTTAACCGGCTCACAACGGTCTATGTCGGAAAGCTGGTAAAGCTTAAGCATCATGATACGTTCAATATTCGGTGCTCAAAAACTGACATCAATATACCGTGTGCTGTCGAGCTTACAAAAGATACATCCGGCCTGGATCACCGAGAAATTATTGCAATTACAGTCATGCGTAAGCGGGACTTCAAGTCCAAGGATCCAATAGAGTTCCTAGTTTGACCCACATTGCTAACAAACAGCGGCAGAGCGACAGCCAATGCTACTCACCTTTTGTGTTACTCGCTGGAGCTCAAACATTAGCACAAAAGGTGCGTAGCGCTGGCTACGCCTGCGCTGGGCGTTATGTTTTTAGAGCGTAGAATATGATGTCAACTATTAATAGAGAAAACGGAAAAAGGAGTTTTGCATTGAAAAATATTATTCTCATCTGCCTTGTGCTAGTGCTTTCTGGTTGCTTTGGCCCAGCTAAGTTTGATTCCTCTAGCGAAGCTTCAATTAAGGAGTCAACCAAGGAAATAGTTGAAAGCTTGCCACAGTCGAATCACGAGGAATTTCAAAAAGCGTTAATGTATTTCTCTATTGGCGGGGAAGGCGGGCTTAAAGCAATGATGGGGGCTGCTTTTTCGGGTAAGTCACCAGGCGTCACAAACGAAGCAATGTTTGCCGCCAATTTAAAGTCGATTGATGGTTTAACAGGCGACGAAATTCTCAATAAATACCGTTTAAATATCGAGCAAGACAGGATTAAAAGAGAAAAGGAAGAGGCAGAACGGAAGAGAGTTACAGCTCTTAAAAAGGAAGCTGAAAAGCTTCTTGATAGCAATAACTTTGAAGAAGCCCTTGCCAAATATAAAGCATTGAGCGAAATCTCCTCCGGTGTTGAGGCTGCTGAGACAGGTATCGAAAAGACTACTAAGGCCATGGAAGAGTTCACGGAAAAAATGAGTTACATGGATAAGGTTGAAATAACAGAGTTTGTAGCTCAACGAATTGATACTTACCTTAAAAAGGATGTCCCAGCAGTTAGAATATCTCTCAAAAACAATGGCGATCGTTCACTAGACAAAGTAAAAGTTGTTGTTTATTTCAAAGATAAAGGTGGTAACACTATCTTTGAAGAAGGTTATCTTCCAGTTCTGGTGAGCAGGTATTCATACAGTGGTGATAATAAGCCACTTAAGCCTGGATACGTTAAAGAAATGGAGAAGGGAAAATACTATACGCTGGAATCAGCTTTATCTGATTGGCAGGAAGGTGAGGCTACTGCAAAAGTGGTGGATATAGAGTTCACAAAATAACTTTTAATGCCCCGTTTAATATCAATAGGGGCAGAGTGATTGATTTGCCTCGGAAATCAGCCTTGCTTCTGTGACCGTCCGCTAACTAAGATAGCAATACCGATTTAATGTAATTAAATGGAGTTTTTATCTATGGAGATGGAAAAAGACGTTCCCTATGCGTTGCAAACAGAACTAGATAGGGCAATGAGCGGGTACAAGAAGCGGTTGGCGAGTAATCAAAAGTTAAAGGAAGATCCTGAGCGCTGGCTAAAATTCGTACAGCATGAGCGTGGGCGTATACAGGTAATTGCGCAGGTTCAGGCGGGGTTGGCGAAGTATCGGCAGGACGCAAAAGACAAGGATGTTGATGAGTTAGAAGATGAGAAGCATTGCTCACAACGCCTAGGTGATCATATGCGGGCCGATGGCTTTGCGCGGCCAGGCCCATACTGGCATGCCCATGCGATTGTTGCCGGTTGTGATACCAGGGCTTGGCAGCTCAGGGCATTACTTGCAGAATGTAGTGTAGGAATTGACGATGCCGACAACGGTTGTTGGTTGCCCTCGCGGACAAAATACACCGGGCAGCAACCTTATCCAAAGGCGGTACCTCACAGTAGGATTCACCGGCATAATTACTTTGCATGGCTGAATATTCGATTTGCCGGTGTTTTTGATGAGCGAGTGGTGCGCAATAGGCTGTCAGATACACGGCGAGACCTGCTTCATGCAACATTTCCTAAAGAAGTGATGTTACCGAAAGGTCAATGGAACGATCCCTATGACAACTTACCGACTACTTAATAACGTTAATGGCTTTCACGAGGCCTTTGTTGATTTTCGGGCTATGCGTAAGCAGTTTGAGGGCGTTAAGGTCTGGTTCTCTCAAAAGAATGAATCCTTGGGTGATCGTTTAAAAGGCGATTGGCAGCCAGTTGCTGTTACCTTTGAGTCAGACAAAAAATCCAATGCGGTACCTGATATATCTGTTTGGAACTACTCATGCTTGGTTCTCAGTGAAAAAGCCAAAAACGATTTGGGCCCTTTATTGGAAGGGGTAGGGGAGTTTTTCCCCTTGGTGGACGGATTTTGGTTGTTCAACTGCTTGGATGCCGTGGGTGGTGAGGTGATAGATCACGCCAAATCCAAGTTTCAGATGGAATCTGAAGATTCTATGCATATTCCCAAGGAGCTGGTACTGCTTGAAGAAAAGGTGCAAGGTAAGCTGCTGTTTAAACCTGGGTTTGCACACAACAGTTTTCTGTTGTGTGCTGATGCATTTAAAGATGTAGTTGAGGACAGTCAGTTGGGTGGTGTTGTGTTTGAAAAAGATCTTGCTAGGGTATTTTTGTAAAATGTATTTTAGGTTGTTCTTTAGGGTCTGAATTCACCCATTAAAAACGCAATCATAGATGCAAAAAGCCTTACTAGCTCTACTTTTACTTTCATTCCCCGCTCTTTGCATGGCGCAAGATTGCGTTATTTTGCTGCATGGCCTTGCCCGTACGGCAGGTAGTATGGCGACATTGGAAAAAGCGTTGGAAGATGCGGGCTATAAGGTGCTTAATGAAGGCTATGCCTCCACTACAGATACCGTTGAAAATCTTGCTGAGGCCAGTATTCCACCGGCGCTAGCTGCTTGTGGTGAGAGTGGTAACGTCAATTTTGTTACTCATTCAATGGGCGGTATTCTGGTGCGGTATTACCTCTCACAGCACACTGTTGAAAACCTTGGGCGTGTGGTAATGCTTGGGCCGCCGAATAAAGGTAGCCAGGTGGTGGATGAGTTGGGCAATCTACCGGGGTTTGAGTTTATTAATGGCCCGGCAGGTTTGCAGCTTGGCACAGGCAAAAGTAGTTTGCCCAATGCCTTGGGGTTAGCTGATTTTGATGTGGGTATTATTGCGGGCTCCAGAAGTATCAACCTGTTGCTTTCTACCCAGTTGCCCAACCCGGATGATGGCAAGGTGTCTGTTGAAAACACCAAGCTTGAAGGCATGAATGACCACATTGTAATGCCAGTTACACACACCTTTATGATGCGTAATGATGAAGTGATTCAGCAGGTGCTGCACTACCTGCAAAACGGGGCGTTTGCGCGCCACTAGCGCCTGAACGATTCACTGCAAGTTATAGCGTTACTTTTCTTACAGCAGTTTGACCGGCTAAAACCATTCTCCAATGGCTTTCCGATCCCAATGGTTTTGTACCTTCAATGGTGTTCTACACCCAGCTGCTTTCGCTCACCACCCATCTACACAAAGGCTAGCCACCCCCTTGTGCCCGCAGGCCAATTGCAAAGCTTTAAGAATCGCACAATGCCAAAAACCCGCGATGCAGTGGCTTGCGGGTGCAAGGGGGTGGGTGGCCTAGCCCACCCATATAAACCGCTTTTAAACCAACAACCGCTAACCAACATCACAATAAACACCACAAAAAACGCCGCACTAAGGCGGCGTTCCTGTTTTACTTAAAACGTAAGCTAGCGCAAATCAAACCTGTCGGCATCCATCACTTTCGCCCAGGCTTTAACAAAGTCTTTCACAAAGGTTTTCTCTGCACCTTCCGTAGCGTAAACCTCGGCAATACCCCTTAGCTGCGCGTTAGAGCCAAACAGCAAATCTACCCGCGTGGCTGTGTATTGCACTTTGCCGGTTTTGCGGTTGCGGCCCTCGAAGAGGTTAGCCTGTTGAGTGGTCGGCACCCATTGGGTATTCATATCTAACAGGTTTACAAAAAAATCATTGGTGAGTTTGCCCGGTGTTTTGGTGAACACGCCGTGGGGCTGGCCGCCCACGTTGGCATTTAATGCGCGCATGCCACCAATGAGTACCGTCATCTCCGGTGCTGTGAGGGTGAGCAGCTGCGCGCGGTCTAGCAGTAATTCCTCTGCGCTTACGCTGTAATCGGCCTTTTGGTAATTTCTAAAGCCACAGGCTTTGGGCTCTAGTACTTCAAAGGCATCAACATCTGTTTGCTCTTGCGTGGCATCTACCCGGCCCGGTGCAAAGGGCACTTTTACTTTGTGGCCTGCCGCCTGGGCTGCGGCCTCAATGGCGGCGTTGCCACCCAGCACAATCATGTCTGCCATGCTTACGCGCTTTTTGCCCGTTTGGGCTTTGTTAAAGGCCTTTTGAATGCGCTCAAGCGTGCTCAACACATTGGCCAATTGTTCCGGCTCATTGGCGGGCCAATCTTTTTGCGGGGCCAGCCGAATGCGGGCACCGTTGGCGCCGCCGCGTTTATCTGAACCGCGAAAGGTGCTGGCGCTGCACCAGGCAGTGGCAATGAGCGCTGTGTGGGTGAGCTTGCTGGCTAAAATTTTGGCTTTCAGATCGTTCGCATCTTTGCCAGAGATGAGCGAGAAATCCCGCTCGGGCAGCGGGTCTTGCCAAAGCAGTTCCTCTGCCGGAACTTCCGGGCCCAGGTAACGGCTTTTGGGGCCCATGTCGCGGTGGGTGAGCTTGAACCAGGCGCGCGCGAAGGCATCGGCAAATTCGGCCGGGTTCTTATGAAACCGCTCGGAAATTTTACGATAGGCCGGGTCTTCAATGAGTGCGAGATCGGTGGTGGCCATCATGGGTGCGTGGCGCTTGTTGGGGTTGTGGGCATCGGGCACTGTGCCTTGGCCTGCATTGCCTTTGGGCTTCCATTGGTGGGCACCGGCGGGGCTTTTGGTGAGCTCCCACTCGTAGCCGAAAAGGGTATCGAAAAAGCTGTTGTCCCACTGGGTGGGGGTTGGCGTCCAGGCGCCTTCCAGCCCGCTAGAGATAGTATCTTCACCGTGGCCTGTGCCCATGTTGCTGTGCCAGCCAAAGCCCTGCGCCTCAATGGGTGCGGCCTCGGGCTCTGGGCCTTTGTGGCTTTCCGGGCCTGCGCCGTGGGTTTTGCCGAAGGTGTGGCCACCGGCCACCAGCGCCACGGTTTCATAGTCGTCCATGGCCATGCGCGCGAAGGTTTCACGAATATCGTGGGCGGCAGCCTTTGGGTCTGGCTTGCCGTTGGGGCCTTCCGGGTTTACGTAAATCAGGCCCATTTGTACCGCCGCCAAGGGGTTTTCCAGCTCGCGCTCGCCGCTGTAGCGGTTGTCTGCCAGCCACTTCTTCTCAGAGCCCCAGTAGGTGTCGCCTTGGGGTTCCCAAATGTCTTCGCGGCCGCCGGCAAAACCGAAGGTGTTAAGGCCCATAGATTCCAGCGCCACATTGCCGGTGAGAATCATTAAATCTGCCCAGGAAATTTTGTTGCCGTACTTTTGCTTGATGGGCCAAAGCAGACGGCGGGCTTTATCCAGGTTTACGTTATCTGGCCAGCTGTTGGTGGGCGCAAAGCGTTGCTCGCCGCTGCCTGCGCCGCCGCGGCCATCGCCTAAGCGGTAGGTGCCCGCACTGTGCCAGGCCATGCGAATAAAAAACGGCCCATAGTGGCCGTAGTCTGCCGGCCACCAGTCTTGGGAATCTGTCATGAGTGCGTGCAGATCTTTCTTGAGGGCCTTCAGGTTTAGTTTGTTAAAGGTCGCTTTGTAGCTGAAGCTTTCATCCAGCGGATTCGCCTTGCGATCGTTCTGGTGCAAGATGCTCAGTTGTAATTGGTTGGGCCACCAGTCTTCATTGGCGGTGCCTTGGCCGCCCGTGCGGGTAAGTGCGCCGTGCAGGTAGGGGCAGGTTGCTTTGTTTGCGTTGCTATCCATGTGGGGCTCCGTTTGCGCCAGGTGAGCGGGTAATACGCCGCAAAGCCCTGCTTGGCTCACGTGCGTATTGATTGGGTAGGTATAGTTAACGGTGGCATAAATTTAAAATTGTCTTTGTTCATCGGGCCCATAAAATCTCTTGAGCCTCGTGCTAAAGCATGAGCTATACGCACTGTGTTCCCCCGGGGTTTGCCGTTAGGTGTTTGCCCAAAGTAGTACGGTTGTTTTGGCGTTGGTGCCAGTAAGCGGTGCCTTGCGCCAATTTGGCGCCTGTAAGCTGGCAGCAGGGTGTTGATTGGTTACACTGCGGCAAACGTCTGCAGCGCATTCGGTTTGGGTTGTGCCGCAGGAAAAGACGGAGCGCAGTGCGCAATTTACGGATGATTTCTATGCCCATTTTCTTTTATCAGTCTCTCAATGCCAGCTGTGCGAGCGATCGCGGCATCGCGGCCACCAATTCCCAGCGGTTTACCCGTGCAACCCATAACTTCCAGGCCGCCAGCGGCACCGATTGGCGGCTTGCAATGCCGGTGGCAGGCCCACAGGTGCCGCCCAGTGTGCCGGTGCATGGGCCCGCACAACTAGTTGGGTCTGCCCCGCAAGGGCACATGGCCAAGGGCAACCACGATATCAATAGCTTTTTGTCCATGGTTGAAGGCAAAGCGCGCGATACCCACCAGCACCTGGTGCGCGAATTTGGCCGCAGTTGCGACCTGCTGGTGTATGGCGAAATGGATGCCAGCCACGGTGATTGGCACGGCTCTAGGGTTCACACAGGGCAGTTGGTGTGTGCTGTGTCTACGGGCAAGGCCTGCAACAGTTTTAGCGTGCACGCAAACCTGAGTGCGCAACACGAACCCCTGGGTTATGGCATGGGCTGGGTTGCGGTGAGAAGCGGCAATGTTAACGTGGTGTTTGTGCATGTGCCCAATAGCATTGCCAAAAGTGATGACAAAACCGTGCGCTTTTACCAAGACATCAATCAGCGCCTCGTGGCTGCTGGCAAAGGCGCCATTGATTTGGTGATGGGCGATACCAATCAGGGCGGTAAAGATTTCACGCGCACTATGGTGAGCCGTGCCGTGGGCAGTGTATTTGCCAATGCCCACACAGAAAAAGGCATAGCGCCAATTGATGCCCACAATCGGGTATTTGGCGGCACCAACAGCAATGCCCAGCAAATGTACGACGTAGCCGTGTACAACACGGCAACTTTGAGCTTGGGCAGGCACGCTTATTTATCGCAAGGTGCCACGGTATCGCACGGCAGCCAAAACAAAGCCGCCGCCATTACCGATCACATGGGCCTGGCCGTAGAAGTGACCCGCCGGCAGATTTAATTAACAAGAGACTGAGTTTCTAGTTTCTAGCTTCTAGTTGCTAGAAGGCAGTGCTGCTGAGGGCAATTGCACGGTAATTATCAGGCCGCCCGCTGCTGCCAGCTCGGCGCTAATAGTGCCGCCGTGCTGGGTTACGGTGCGGCGTGCGATGCTTAAGCCTAAACCCACGCCGCCCTGATTTCGGTCGCGCGCCTCATCGGTTCGGTAAAAGGGCGTGAAAATATCTTCCAGCTCTTGGGGGGCAACGCCGGGGCCGGTATCGCGCAGGGTAATCCGCCAGAAGTGCCCGCTGGCTGTTAGCGCAATGCTGATTTTCCCGTTGTTGGGTGTGTGCCTTAAGGCATTGGTAATCAAGTTTTCAAACACGCCCACTAACGTATTACTGCGGGTTTGCACCAGCGCCTCGGCAGGCGCGCTGAGTGTGAGGGTGATGTTTTTTTCCGCCGCCTGGGTTTGAAAATCTTCCACGAGTGCTGTTAACAGCATGGCGATGTCTACTGTGTCTTCCAGTGGCCACTGCTCGCCATCGTTTACCGGTATCGCCAAAATATCGCTAATAATATTGTTTAAGTATTCTGCGGCCTGCTGGGCTTTGCTGATGTGCTCGCTGGTAGCTGCGGGTGATTGCTGCAGGGCAAGGCCCAAGGCCGATTGCAGGCGCATAAGTGGCGAGCGCAGTTCGTGCGATACATCTTTAATCAAGCGCTGTTGGGCGCTCATGGCGTGTTGCAGTTGTTCGGCCATTTGGTCGAAGGCCAGCGCGAGGCTGCTGAGCTCATCTTTGCGCCCGCGCATTTGCGGTGCAACGCGGGTTGAAAAATCTCCGGCCGCCAACCGCTGGGTTGCGGCCTTTAACACTTCCGCCGGGCGCGTTAAATAGCGGCCCAATAAATAACTCACCGTGCCACTCACCAATACAGAAATCAGCAGTATGGGCCAGAGGTTCATTAAAAAAAGCTTTAACAGCAGGTTGGGTTGTTCAGATTGCGAGGCCACCACCATGCGAATAATCTGGCCATCTTCCAGTTGGATTAAGCGGCCAAAATATTTTTTGCCGCGCACATCTTTGCGCATAAACGGGCGCTGCTGATTTAAATCCCGAATCAGTGCCTCGGCGGGTGGGGGCAGGGTGCGGCCCAGCATGTCTTTGCCGCTGGCATTCACCACAAACAAAGCGCGCAGCGCCCAGGGCGGCAGGGTTTGCAGGCGCGCCAGAAATTCTTGCTCGGTGGCGTTTACTGCATCGCGCGTGGCGTAGTGCAAGACGCGCATGGCGTGTGGGTCTTTATTGAAAAACGGGGCCCGGTGCGGGCGTGCAAAGCCGCCCGGATCAAACTGGTGAATCACCAGAGCCGTGCCCACAATAATGAGAATGGTGGTGAGCCAAAACCCAATGAACACCTTCCAGAACAGGCGGATCATGGGGTGGGTTCCAGGGTGAGCATGTAGCCTGCGCCGCGGATATTTATAATTAACTCTTTCGGCCCGCCGGCATCGTGAATTTTTTTGCGAATATTGCTTACGTGCACATCTATAGAGCGATCATAGGCGGTGAGCTTGCGACCCAGGGCGCGCTCTGTAAGGGTATCTTTCGAGAGCACCTCACCGGCCGAGGCCACCAACAGCGAGAGTACCGTGTACTCGGCGCCTGTGAGTTCCAGCTTTTGTTCGTTGTAGTAGCCTGTGCGGTTGCCAGATTGTAGGCGCAGCGCACCGGTGGATTGCGATTCAATTACGGGCTCTGGGCTGGTGGTGCGCCGCAATATGGCTTTAATGCGCGCCAGTAGCTCTCTTGGGTCGCAGGGTTTGGCCAGGTAGTCGTCTGCGCCCAGTTCCAAGCCGATGATGCGATCTACCGGGTCGCCTTTGGCGGTGAGCATTAATACCGGGGTGTTGTTTTGTTCGCGCAGTTGCTTGAGCACATCCATGCCGTTGAGTTCGGGCATCATTACATC
This genomic stretch from Simiduia sp. 21SJ11W-1 harbors:
- a CDS encoding imm11 family protein, coding for MTTYRLLNNVNGFHEAFVDFRAMRKQFEGVKVWFSQKNESLGDRLKGDWQPVAVTFESDKKSNAVPDISVWNYSCLVLSEKAKNDLGPLLEGVGEFFPLVDGFWLFNCLDAVGGEVIDHAKSKFQMESEDSMHIPKELVLLEEKVQGKLLFKPGFAHNSFLLCADAFKDVVEDSQLGGVVFEKDLARVFL
- a CDS encoding DUF6694 family lipoprotein, which translates into the protein MKNIILICLVLVLSGCFGPAKFDSSSEASIKESTKEIVESLPQSNHEEFQKALMYFSIGGEGGLKAMMGAAFSGKSPGVTNEAMFAANLKSIDGLTGDEILNKYRLNIEQDRIKREKEEAERKRVTALKKEAEKLLDSNNFEEALAKYKALSEISSGVEAAETGIEKTTKAMEEFTEKMSYMDKVEITEFVAQRIDTYLKKDVPAVRISLKNNGDRSLDKVKVVVYFKDKGGNTIFEEGYLPVLVSRYSYSGDNKPLKPGYVKEMEKGKYYTLESALSDWQEGEATAKVVDIEFTK
- a CDS encoding triacylglycerol lipase, encoding MATLEKALEDAGYKVLNEGYASTTDTVENLAEASIPPALAACGESGNVNFVTHSMGGILVRYYLSQHTVENLGRVVMLGPPNKGSQVVDELGNLPGFEFINGPAGLQLGTGKSSLPNALGLADFDVGIIAGSRSINLLLSTQLPNPDDGKVSVENTKLEGMNDHIVMPVTHTFMMRNDEVIQQVLHYLQNGAFARH
- a CDS encoding YaeQ family protein — encoded protein: MALKPTIYKLNLDLADSDKHHYQSYQLTLAQHPSETAERMVVRILAFALNADERLAFTKGISTAEEPDLWLKEDHGAIALWVEVGQPKADRLRKAVNQAAAVKLYAFGKTADTWWGIESKDMPQSEKLTIARFPWADIEQLAKNLDRNIRWSISIAGGELYVDTGQGVVHVQMGNFSGA
- the katG gene encoding catalase/peroxidase HPI — encoded protein: MDSNANKATCPYLHGALTRTGGQGTANEDWWPNQLQLSILHQNDRKANPLDESFSYKATFNKLNLKALKKDLHALMTDSQDWWPADYGHYGPFFIRMAWHSAGTYRLGDGRGGAGSGEQRFAPTNSWPDNVNLDKARRLLWPIKQKYGNKISWADLMILTGNVALESMGLNTFGFAGGREDIWEPQGDTYWGSEKKWLADNRYSGERELENPLAAVQMGLIYVNPEGPNGKPDPKAAAHDIRETFARMAMDDYETVALVAGGHTFGKTHGAGPESHKGPEPEAAPIEAQGFGWHSNMGTGHGEDTISSGLEGAWTPTPTQWDNSFFDTLFGYEWELTKSPAGAHQWKPKGNAGQGTVPDAHNPNKRHAPMMATTDLALIEDPAYRKISERFHKNPAEFADAFARAWFKLTHRDMGPKSRYLGPEVPAEELLWQDPLPERDFSLISGKDANDLKAKILASKLTHTALIATAWCSASTFRGSDKRGGANGARIRLAPQKDWPANEPEQLANVLSTLERIQKAFNKAQTGKKRVSMADMIVLGGNAAIEAAAQAAGHKVKVPFAPGRVDATQEQTDVDAFEVLEPKACGFRNYQKADYSVSAEELLLDRAQLLTLTAPEMTVLIGGMRALNANVGGQPHGVFTKTPGKLTNDFFVNLLDMNTQWVPTTQQANLFEGRNRKTGKVQYTATRVDLLFGSNAQLRGIAEVYATEGAEKTFVKDFVKAWAKVMDADRFDLR
- a CDS encoding response regulator transcription factor; translated protein: MHTPPRLLLVDDDRELCELLANYLTTEGFTVDTRHDGRAALAAIKAQAYALLVLDVMMPELNGMDVLKQLREQNNTPVLMLTAKGDPVDRIIGLELGADDYLAKPCDPRELLARIKAILRRTTSPEPVIESQSTGALRLQSGNRTGYYNEQKLELTGAEYTVLSLLVASAGEVLSKDTLTERALGRKLTAYDRSIDVHVSNIRKKIHDAGGPKELIINIRGAGYMLTLEPTP
- a CDS encoding cell wall metabolism sensor histidine kinase WalK produces the protein MIRLFWKVFIGFWLTTILIIVGTALVIHQFDPGGFARPHRAPFFNKDPHAMRVLHYATRDAVNATEQEFLARLQTLPPWALRALFVVNASGKDMLGRTLPPPAEALIRDLNQQRPFMRKDVRGKKYFGRLIQLEDGQIIRMVVASQSEQPNLLLKLFLMNLWPILLISVLVSGTVSYLLGRYLTRPAEVLKAATQRLAAGDFSTRVAPQMRGRKDELSSLALAFDQMAEQLQHAMSAQQRLIKDVSHELRSPLMRLQSALGLALQQSPAATSEHISKAQQAAEYLNNIISDILAIPVNDGEQWPLEDTVDIAMLLTALVEDFQTQAAEKNITLTLSAPAEALVQTRSNTLVGVFENLITNALRHTPNNGKISIALTASGHFWRITLRDTGPGVAPQELEDIFTPFYRTDEARDRNQGGVGLGLSIARRTVTQHGGTISAELAAAGGLIITVQLPSAALPSSN
- a CDS encoding AHH domain-containing protein, which gives rise to MEFLSMEMEKDVPYALQTELDRAMSGYKKRLASNQKLKEDPERWLKFVQHERGRIQVIAQVQAGLAKYRQDAKDKDVDELEDEKHCSQRLGDHMRADGFARPGPYWHAHAIVAGCDTRAWQLRALLAECSVGIDDADNGCWLPSRTKYTGQQPYPKAVPHSRIHRHNYFAWLNIRFAGVFDERVVRNRLSDTRRDLLHATFPKEVMLPKGQWNDPYDNLPTT